The genome window TGAGTGCCGACGTGGGCTCGTCCATGATGAGCACCTTGGCGTTGAACGAGAGCGCCTTGGCTATCTCGACCATCTGCTGCTCGGCCACCGTGAGCTCGCCCACGAGCTGCCGCGGGTTCAGTCTGATGTCGAGACGCTGCAGCAGTGCCGCGGTCTGCGCGTTCAGCTTGCGCTCCGACAGGAAGGGACCGGTCGTGGGCTCGCGGCCCACATAGATGTTCTGCGCCACGGTGAGGTCGGGCATCAGGTTGAGTTCCTGATGGATGATCGTGATGCCGAGCTGCTGCGCCTGCAGGGGGCTGGTGAGCTCGACCTCCCGACCCTCGAAGGTGATCGTGCCCTCGTCCTTGGTGTAGATCCCCGAGAGGATCTTCATGAGAGTCGACTTGCCCGCGCCGTTCTCGCCCACGAGCACCAGCACCTCACCGGCCCGCACCTCGAGGTGCACGTCCTTGAGAGCCTGCACACCGGGGAATCCCTTGCTGATCCCCTCGACTCTGAGAATGGGGTCACTCATGTGCTCACCTGCTTCCTTGAAGGTCGTTATGCGATATTCCAGTCGGGCCTGGAAACATCGGATCAATTCTGCGTCCTGCGCCCCACCCTGCGCAAGTTGTATCTAAATGTAACTAAGACTTGTTCGGATGGGAAGACCTGTAATAACAAGTTGACAACGGGTCTGGGTCTCGAGCGGCCTGCGCTGGGTCAGTGCAGCCTGATCGAGTCGACTGCGACGAGCTTGTCGCGGATGTAGGCGTTGGCGTGCGCACCGAGCTCGACGTTGTCGGTCCACAGGTTGCGCCAGATGCCGAGCATCCGGCTGAGGTCGGGGGCGACCACCGCCGAGGAGAACGACTCGAACACGATCGGGCCGTCGTAGCCGATGCGCCCCAGCGCCTTGAAGAAGGTGTCGAAGTCGACCGTTCCGGTGCCGAGATAGCCGCGGTGGCTCTCGCCGATGTGCACGTAGCGGAGGGCGGGTGCGGCATCGAGGACCGGCGCGAACATATCCGACTCCTCGATGTTCATGTGGTACGTGTCGAGGTGGATGCCGAGGTTCGGCCGATCGACCTCCGCGAGGTAGGCGAGTGCCTGCCGCGCGGTGTTCAGCACGTTGGTCTCGTAGCGGTTCACGACCTCGAGCGAGACCGAGATGCCGCGCTCGGCGGCGTGGTCGGCGACGCGGGCGATCGTGCGGCGGCTGCCGGCGAGCCCCTCGGGGGTCACCGGGTCCATGTACTTCTGCATCGCGCTGTAGATCACTCCGCAGAAGTGCCGGCCGCCCAGCTCGGCCAGCACGTCGACGGCCTTCATCAGCAGCGCCTCCCCCGCGGCGACGACAGCCGGATCAGAACTGGTCACATCCGTGGACCCCGAGAGGCCGAGCGATGCGCTCACGGCGAGGTCATGCTCTTCGAGCGCGTCCTTGGCTGCAGCGACGTCGAACGAGAACGGACCCATGAGCGGGAACTCGATCAGGTCGAACCCTGCGGCTTTCGTCTTCGCCACCGACAGACGGATGCCGTCGGCATCGAAGTGTCCGGTCCAGACGAGCCCGTGGCATCCGATGTTCATGAGACCTCTCGGAGACGGGTGTGGGGCACCATCGCCTCTGCGACTTGGCACGTTCCAAGTCCGCGTTCAGGTCACGGTACGCGGGGTCGCACGGGGATGTCAAGAACTTTCTTGGCACGTGCCAACTGCTCGGCTACTGTGGACTCGTCGGTGCCGCGCCGGTGCGCAGTGGCCCCCGCGCACGAGCGCACCGGCGCAGCCGACAAGGAGCTCCATGCCCGCCAGCGTCAAAGATGTCGCCGCCCTCGCCGGGGTCTCCTCCTCGACCGTCTCGAACTACCTCAACCACCCTCACGTGCTGGGCGAATCGAGCGCCGCGAGGGTCCGGGCCGCTATCGAACAGCTCGGCTACGTGCCGAACGAATCCGCACGACAGCTGCGCGCGGGGTCGAGCAAGGCGCTCGCGCTGATCCTCCTCGACGCCTGGCTGCCGTACTTCCACGAGCTCTCGCGCGGTGTCGAAGACGTCGCCCGCGAGGGCGGCTGGTCGCTGTTCTTCAGCAACAGCAACCGCGATGCCGGCACCGAACGTCGCAACATCGACATGTTCGAGGCGCATCGGGTGCAGGGCATCGTGATCTATCCGCTCGAAGACGTCGTGCCCCGGCTCGAGCAGCTCGCCGACCGCGGCATCCGCTCGGTGGTGGTCGGGCCCATCCCCGACTCCCCGACCGTCGGCTCCGTCCTCTTCGACGACCGCGGCGGCGGCCGCCTCGCGGGTGAGCACCTGCTGGCGATCGGACGCCGCCGCATCCTGTTCCTCGGGGCGCCGAGCGTCAGCCAGTCCAACGACCGGCTGCAGGGGCTGCGCGACGCCGTCGTCGGCACGGATGCCACGGTCGACGTGTTCGACGTGCCGCATCTCACGACGGAAGACGGCCTCGAGATCGCCGAGCGGATCGTCGCGTCGCCCGCCGTCGACCGCCCCGACGCGATCTTCGCGGCGAACGACATGGTGGCGATCGGGGTGCTCACCCGGCTGCTGCGCGAGGGGATCCGTGTTCCGGAGGAGATCGCACTGGTCGGCTTCGACGACGTCGCGCAGGCGCACCAGACCGTCGTACCGCTGACGAGCGTGCGCCAGCCCGGGTACGAGATCGGCCGAGCGGCAGGTGCCGCCCTGATCCGTCAGCTCACCGATCCGACCGCCGACCTTCCCGCGCCGACGCCGTTCGCCGCCGAACTCGTGGTCCGGGAGTCCACCGTCGGCCGCTGAGCGTTCTGCGCGGTGCGCAACTCAGCATGACGCCGCGCTGAAACCGATGCCGAAGACCCGGAACCCGATTCCCGGGCCCGCTCATGCTGAATTGTGAACGAGGCAACTCCGGCTCAGGCCGGTATCAGCCCCTCTGCCGCGAGCTCATCCCACAGCGCGCCGGGAATCTCGAGCGCCGCATACTCGGCATTCTGACGAAGCTGCGCCGGCCGACTGCCCCCGACGACCACCGACCGCACGACGTCGGACTGCAGCGGAAACTGGATGGCCGCGGCGGGCAGCGGCACGGCGTGGTCGGCGCACACGCGGGCGATGCGCAGCAGCCGCTCCCACAGCTCGTCGGGCAGCTGACCGTACTCGTAGCGCCCGTCGCGGCGGGGCTCGCTCGACGCGAGCAATCCCGAGTTGAAGACGGATGCCGCGACGATGCCGGTCCCGGTCTCACGACAGGCGGGCAGCACGTCGGCAGCGGCGGGCTGCTCGAGCAGCGTGTAGCGACCGGCGACCATGACCAGGTCGAGGTCGGCGGATCGCACCGATGCGGCGAGCGCGTCCGACACCATCGACCCGATCCCGACCGCGGCGACCTGGGCCTCGGCTCGCAGCTGCTCCAGAGCCGGTAGAGCTTCGGCGAGCGCGAGATCGAGGTCGTGCCGCTCGGGGTCGTGCAGGTAGAGCAGGTCGATGCGCTCGATGCCCAGGCGTTCGCGCGACTCGTCGAGGCTTCTGCGAATCCCTGAGGCCGAGAAGTCCCACACGCGCTGCAGGTCGTCGGGCACGTGGAAGTCGTTCGCGGTGTCGAGGCCGCCGTCGTGGTCGGGGTTCGGCCGCAGCAGCCGACCGACCTTCGTCGACAGCACGAACTCGTCGCGGGGTTTGGTCTGCAGGAAGGCACCGAGGCGGCGCTCCGAGAGTCCGAGCCCGTAGTGCGGCGCCGTGTCGAAGTAGCGGATGCCGCTGTCCCATGCCGCATCGAGCACGGCCCACGATTCGTCGTCGCTCAGCGGGCGGAACAGATTGCCGACGTTCGCCGCGCCGTATCCGAGGGTCGGGATCGCCAGCCCCGTATCCGCCGCCACACCGTCAGACGCCGACATGCTGACCCGTCCACGTGTAGGCGGCGATGCTCTCGGCCTTCATCTCCATGCCCGAGCCTGCCGCGGTCGGCGCCATGTACGAGCCGCCCTGGATGTCGGTGGGGACCACGAAGTGCTCGTGCAGGTGGTCGACGAACTCGATCATCCGGCCCTCGCGCGTGCCGGTGACGGCGACGAAGTCGAACATCGACAGGTGCTGCACCGCCTCGCACAGACCGACTCCTCCGGCGTGCGGGCAGACCGGCACGCCGAACTTGGCGGCCAGCAGCAGGTTGGCGATGTTCTCGTTGACGCCCGCGACGCGCACGGCGTCGATCTGCATGACCGCGATCGCCTCGGCCTGAAGCAGCTGCTTGAAGATGACGCGGTTCTGCGCGTGCTCACCGGTCGCGACGCGGATGGGCGCGACTCCCCTGGCGATCTCGGCGTGACCGAGCACATCGTCGGGGCTGGTCGGCTCCTCGATCCAGGCGGGGTGGAACTCGGCGAGCGCGTTCACCCATTCGATCGCCTCCGACACCTCCCAGCGCTGGTTCGCATCGATCGCGATGGGGAAGTCGGGCCCGCAGACCTCGCGCGCCTTGCGGAAGCGGCGGATGTCGTCGTCGAGGTCGGCACCGACCTTGAGCTTGATCTGGGTGAAGCCGTCGGCCATCGCCTCGCGGGCGAGCCGCTCGAGCTTCTCGTCGGAGTAGCCCAGCCAGCCGGGGCTCGTCGTGTATCCGGGGTATCCGGTGGCGAGCAGCTCGCGCTCCCGCTCGAGTCGACCGGGCTCGGCCGCACGCAGGATCCCGAGTGCGTCCTCGGGCGTCAGCGCGTTGGTCAGGTAGCGGAAGTCGACGAGTCCGACGAGCTCCTCCGGCGTCATCCGCGCGAGCAGCTGCCAGAGCGGCAGGCCGGCCCGCTTGGCCTTGATGTCCCACAGTGCGTTGATGACCGCACCGATGGCCATGTGCATGACGCCCTTCTCGGGGCCGAGCCAGCGCAGCTGCGAATCGCCGATGATGTCGCGGAAGGTCGTGCCCATGTCGTCGAGCAGCGGTTCGATCTCGCGGCCGACCAGGTGTCCGGCGAGCGCATCGATGGCCGCGACCTGCACGTCGTTGCCTCGTCCGATGGTGAAGACGAAGGCGTGCCCGTCGATGCCGTCTTCGGCGTCGGTGCGCACGATCACGTACGCCGCCGAGTAGTCGGGGTCGGGGTTCATGGCATCCGACCCGTCGAGGCTCAGCGATGTCGGGAAGCGGATGTCGGTCGTGTCGAGGGCGACGATGCGGCTCACGGGATCCTCTCGTGCACGGGTGGGGATTCGTGCAGATCTCTTGGAGTGTAAACATCCGATGTCTATACTGTCAACGAGATGGGCCGCCCCGGCGCTCCCCTCTCACCCGGCATCCTCACTGATCAGGAGAGACATGAAGTTCGCACGGCTAGGCACCCCCGGCGCCGAGATCCCCGTCCTCATCGAGGGCGACCGCTACCTCGATCTGCGCTCCGTGACATCCGATGTGAACGGTGATTTTCTCGCCGGCGACTTCCGAGCGCGCATCGAAGCCGCCCGCGCCGCCGACGAGCTCCCCGTGCTCGACGAGGCGGCCGCGATGCGCATCGGAGCGCCGATCGCACGCCCCAGCGCCGTCATCTGCATCGGCCAGAACTACGCGGCCCACGCCCGTGAGTCGGGCGCCGAGCCGCCGACCGTGCCGATCATGTTCCTGAAGACGCCGAACACGGTGGTCGGCCCGAACGACGCGGTCACGATCCCCCGCGGCAGCGAGAAGACCGATTGGGAGGTCGAGCTCGGCATCGTCATCGGCGCCCGCGCCGCCTACCTCGATTCGCCCGAACAGGCCGAGGCGCACATCGCCGGCTACGTCGTGGCGAACGACGTCTCGGAGCGCGCCTTCCAGATGGAGGTCTCGGGCGGGCAGTGGTCGAAGGGCAAGATCGCCCCCGGCTTCAATCCGACCGGCCCGTGGCTCGTCACCCCCGACGAGGTCGACGTCGACAACCTGCAGCTGCGCAGCTGGGTCAACGGCGAGCCGAGGCAGGACTCGAACACCGACGACATGATCTTCGACGTGCGCGTGATCGTGCACCACCTGTCGCAGTACGTCACGCTCGAGCCGGGCGACCTGATCCTCACCGGCACCCCGCAGGGCGTCGCGTTCGGGGGCAGGTTCCCCTACCTGCGGGCTGGCGATGTCGTCGAGATCGAGATCGAAGGACTCGGGCACCAGCGCCAGGAGTTCGTGGCATGGGAGGCACAGAAGTGAGCACTGCACTCGACGGACTCGTCGCGATCGTCACCGGCGGAGCATCCGGCATCGGGGCCGCCATCGCCGCCCGCCTGCACGCCGACGGAGCGCAGATCGCGGTACTCGACCGCGACACCTCGGGCGCGGATGCCGCGTTCGCCGCGTTCACCGCAGACGTGTCCGACCGCGCATCGGTGGACGCCGCCGTCGCGGCCGTCGCAGAGGAGTTCGGCCGCATCGACATCGTGGTGAACAACGCCGGCGTGGGCGCACAGGGCGACATCACCGCGAACGACGACGACGAGTGGGCACGTGTGCTCTCGATCAACGTCACCGGCATCGCCCGCGTCACCTCGGCGGCACTGCCCTGGCTCAAGAGATCGCCGAGCGCGGCCGTGTGCAACACCGCATCCATCGCCTCGTCGACCGGCCTGCCTCAGCGCGCCCTCTACAGCGCGTCGAAGGGCGCCGTCTCTGCTCTGACCCGCGCCATGGCGGCCGATCACCTGCGCGAGGGCATCCGAGTGAACGCCGTGAATCCCGGCACCGCCGACACCCCCTGGGTCGGACGCCTGCTCGACTCGGCGGACGATCCGGCGGCTGAGCGGGCCGCCCTCGAGGCCCGCCAGCCGCACGGCCGTCTGGTCTCGCCCGACGAGGTCGCCGCAGCTGTCGCCTATCTCGTGAGCCCCGCCGCGGGATCCACCACGGGAACGTTCATCGAGGTCGACGGCGGTATGGCGCAGCTGCGCCTGCGTCCCGCCGGCTGAGCCGCAGCATCGATCCGAGTCACCGCATCCGGCTGGCTGCGCCGACCGCGACTTCGCCTACGGGCGCTCGCCGCGCAGCCAGCCCAGGATGCCGCGGCGTGGCCGCTCCTCTCGTGCGTCCTCGTGCGCGGGCCGCTGGCCGATCCGATAGAACTCCTCGGCATTGCGCCAGAGGATCGCGTCGACGTCGTGTCCGCGACGCTCAGCCCAGGCGATCACGGCATCCGCCCACCGACTGCGCGCCGTCGGCTGATAGGTCGGCGAGCCGTCCTCCGGAGCGTGCGGGTCGCCCTCTTCCGCGGGGCCGATGACCGAGACCGGCCAGTCACTCCCCCACATCAGCCGTTCGATGCCGAACGCATCCGCCGCGGCATCGAGGAAAGGCTCGAGCTGCTCCGGCGACCAGTCGCCACCCGCTTCGCCCGGCAGGCCCGACAGCTTGCACCACACGTGCGGATGCCGTGCCAGATCGTCGAGATCGCGCACCCACTCCATCGTCGGCGCGACCGGAGCCTCCGCCGTACCGACCTCGGGCTTGCCGAGATGATCGAGCACCATCCGCAGTTCGGGCACGGCTCCTGCGAGTCGGGCGATATCGGGCAGCTGCGAGGCGCGCACGCACGCGTCGAACGACCAGTTCCGGGCGGCGACCTCGCGCGCCCCGGTCACGAACGCGGCAGACACCGCGAGTCCATCGGGTTCACCCTGCAGGTTGTGACGCACGCCGACCACAAGAGGCTCGGCGGCGAGACCCTCCAGGTGCGCGGTCGTGTCGGTGCCGCGGTCGAGCCTCGCGCCGGCGACGATGCCGACGACGCCGGCCTCATCGGCCTGATCGGCGACCCATCGCACCTCGGCGAGGAAGTCGTCTTCGATCGTCTCGGCCTGCACGAAGACCGACTTCTCGACCGTCGCGGCGTCGATCGGAGAGTGCTCGATCTCGAGCGCCGCGAACTCCCACGCGAGCGGTCCTTCGAGCCAGGTGTAGGTGAGGGTCGACGGTGACCACAGGTGCAGGTGCGAATCGAGTACGCGCATGCCCCCATCCTGCCGCAGACATCCGATGAATGGCTAGGATGACGCCATGGCAGTGACTGACGAGGCGATCGAGAAGATCAAGGCGATGATCGTGTCCGGCGAGCTGGCCCCCGGCGATCGACTCCCTCCCGAGAAGGAGCTGTCCGAGCGTCTCGGCCTGTCACGCAACTCGATGCGCGAGGCCGTCAAGGCGCTCGAGGTCATCCGCGTGCTCGACGTGCGCCGCGGCGACGGCACCTATGTCACGAGCCTCGAACCGCACCTGCTGCTCGAGGCGATCTCGTTCGTCGTCGACATGCACGACGACGACTCGATGCTCGAGATCTTCGCTGTGCGACGGATGCTCGAGTCGCAGGCCACGGGCCTTGCCGCCACCCTCGGCGACGACGACGCGATCGCAGAGCTCGAACGCGAGGTCGACTCGATCGACGCGACGGTCGGCATCGAAGAGCTCGTGGAGCACGACATCCGGTTCCACCGCGAGATCGTGGGCATGGCAGGCAACGCCTACCTCGCCAGCCTCATCGAGCATCTGAGCAGCCAGACCGTGCGTGCCAGGGTGTGGCGCGGGCTCACCGAGGGCGGCGCCGTCGAGCGCACCCTGTCGGAGCATCGGGCGATCGCCGATGCCATCGCGCGTCGGGACTCGGGACTCGCGACATCGCTCGCGACCGCGCATATCGCCGGGGTCGAACGGTGGCTGCGCCAGGCGGCATCCGCCTGAATCCTGGTCGGCCGGAACCCGCCTCAGCCCCCGAGCCGCCCCATGGCCGCGTCGAACTCCGCGGCCGAGCTGTCACTGACCTCGTGGAACAGCACCTGCTCGATCACGTCAGGCGCGGCCGTGAAGTACGGCACGCCGGCGAGCCGCAGACCGGTGATGTCGTCGGGTGAACGCAGGCTCGCGGCCAGCACGTTCGACTCGCTGCCTGCGCAGGCCTCCTGCATGCGCGCGATCACGGCGTCGCCGTCGATGCCGGCATCCCGCATCCGCCCGAGGTACGGGGCGATGTACTGCGCTCCGATCGAGGCGCAGGCCAGCGCCTGAGCGACCGAATACACGGCGGTGACGAGCACGGTCGCGCCATCGCGCACGAGAGCGGATGCCGCGGCGAACCCGTCGCGCGTGGCGGGCACCTTCACGGCCACGCGGTCACCGAGCGCACGGATGCCCTCGGCGTTGCGCAGGAACGATGCAGTGTCGCCGCCCCACGTCTGGAAGAAGATCTCGCGGGCGCCTTCGCCTGACCAGCGGGCGTACAGGTCGGGGATCTCTGCGGCAGTGCGGCCACCGCGCTCGAGGATCGTGGGGTTGGTCGTGACACCGTGCACGACCCCTGCGGCAAGGAGGGACGCGACGCGATCGACGTCCGCGCTGTCGACATAGAGACGGGGGGCCAACACGGTCATCGGGTCTCCTTGTGCACAACCTGTCGTTACAGGTTCGGATTCGGCTAATGTAATGACAGCCGCGGAGGATGTCAAAGCACCCCGCATCGACGACGATCAGGAGTGCCATGACAGCCGCCACCTCGCCCGATCGCACCGGCGTCGTCATCGTCGGCAGTGTGACCGCAGACGTGACGACCTTCTCGACCCGGCTCCCGGCCCGCGGCGAGACCATCCTCGGAGACGAGTTCACCCTCATGCTCGGCGGCAAGGGCGCGAACCAGGCTGTGGCCGCTGGGCGCTCAGGCGCTCGCACGAGCTTCGTCGGATGCGTCGGCGACGACCTCTTCCACGACCTCGTCGTCGACGGGCTCAGCGATGCAGGGGTCGACCTCACCCACCTGCGCACCGTGCCGGGACCGACAGGCATCGCCCACATCCGCGTCGACGCCTCGGCCCAGAACGACATCGTGATGGTGCCGCTCGCCAACGCCGCTCTCAGCACCGAGCAGATCGACGCCGCGCTCGCCGCCCTCGCGTCGACCACGTCGGTGCTGCTGACCCAGCTCGAGACGCCCTCGGCGCTCACCGCTCACATCACGTCGCGCGGCCGCGAACACGGAATGACCGTCATCCTCGACCCCGCCCCCGCCGCTCCGCTCGACGACGCGGTCTGGGCGAGCATCGACATCGTGACCCCGAACGAGACCGAGGCCTCGGTGCTCAGCGGCATCGAG of Microbacterium sp. LWH13-1.2 contains these proteins:
- a CDS encoding aldo/keto reductase, with the protein product MSASDGVAADTGLAIPTLGYGAANVGNLFRPLSDDESWAVLDAAWDSGIRYFDTAPHYGLGLSERRLGAFLQTKPRDEFVLSTKVGRLLRPNPDHDGGLDTANDFHVPDDLQRVWDFSASGIRRSLDESRERLGIERIDLLYLHDPERHDLDLALAEALPALEQLRAEAQVAAVGIGSMVSDALAASVRSADLDLVMVAGRYTLLEQPAAADVLPACRETGTGIVAASVFNSGLLASSEPRRDGRYEYGQLPDELWERLLRIARVCADHAVPLPAAAIQFPLQSDVVRSVVVGGSRPAQLRQNAEYAALEIPGALWDELAAEGLIPA
- a CDS encoding L-fuconate dehydratase — encoded protein: MSRIVALDTTDIRFPTSLSLDGSDAMNPDPDYSAAYVIVRTDAEDGIDGHAFVFTIGRGNDVQVAAIDALAGHLVGREIEPLLDDMGTTFRDIIGDSQLRWLGPEKGVMHMAIGAVINALWDIKAKRAGLPLWQLLARMTPEELVGLVDFRYLTNALTPEDALGILRAAEPGRLERERELLATGYPGYTTSPGWLGYSDEKLERLAREAMADGFTQIKLKVGADLDDDIRRFRKAREVCGPDFPIAIDANQRWEVSEAIEWVNALAEFHPAWIEEPTSPDDVLGHAEIARGVAPIRVATGEHAQNRVIFKQLLQAEAIAVMQIDAVRVAGVNENIANLLLAAKFGVPVCPHAGGVGLCEAVQHLSMFDFVAVTGTREGRMIEFVDHLHEHFVVPTDIQGGSYMAPTAAGSGMEMKAESIAAYTWTGQHVGV
- a CDS encoding fumarylacetoacetate hydrolase family protein, with amino-acid sequence MKFARLGTPGAEIPVLIEGDRYLDLRSVTSDVNGDFLAGDFRARIEAARAADELPVLDEAAAMRIGAPIARPSAVICIGQNYAAHARESGAEPPTVPIMFLKTPNTVVGPNDAVTIPRGSEKTDWEVELGIVIGARAAYLDSPEQAEAHIAGYVVANDVSERAFQMEVSGGQWSKGKIAPGFNPTGPWLVTPDEVDVDNLQLRSWVNGEPRQDSNTDDMIFDVRVIVHHLSQYVTLEPGDLILTGTPQGVAFGGRFPYLRAGDVVEIEIEGLGHQRQEFVAWEAQK
- a CDS encoding FadR/GntR family transcriptional regulator — translated: MAVTDEAIEKIKAMIVSGELAPGDRLPPEKELSERLGLSRNSMREAVKALEVIRVLDVRRGDGTYVTSLEPHLLLEAISFVVDMHDDDSMLEIFAVRRMLESQATGLAATLGDDDAIAELEREVDSIDATVGIEELVEHDIRFHREIVGMAGNAYLASLIEHLSSQTVRARVWRGLTEGGAVERTLSEHRAIADAIARRDSGLATSLATAHIAGVERWLRQAASA
- a CDS encoding SDR family oxidoreductase — its product is MGGTEVSTALDGLVAIVTGGASGIGAAIAARLHADGAQIAVLDRDTSGADAAFAAFTADVSDRASVDAAVAAVAEEFGRIDIVVNNAGVGAQGDITANDDDEWARVLSINVTGIARVTSAALPWLKRSPSAAVCNTASIASSTGLPQRALYSASKGAVSALTRAMAADHLREGIRVNAVNPGTADTPWVGRLLDSADDPAAERAALEARQPHGRLVSPDEVAAAVAYLVSPAAGSTTGTFIEVDGGMAQLRLRPAG
- a CDS encoding LacI family DNA-binding transcriptional regulator, with the protein product MPASVKDVAALAGVSSSTVSNYLNHPHVLGESSAARVRAAIEQLGYVPNESARQLRAGSSKALALILLDAWLPYFHELSRGVEDVAREGGWSLFFSNSNRDAGTERRNIDMFEAHRVQGIVIYPLEDVVPRLEQLADRGIRSVVVGPIPDSPTVGSVLFDDRGGGRLAGEHLLAIGRRRILFLGAPSVSQSNDRLQGLRDAVVGTDATVDVFDVPHLTTEDGLEIAERIVASPAVDRPDAIFAANDMVAIGVLTRLLREGIRVPEEIALVGFDDVAQAHQTVVPLTSVRQPGYEIGRAAGAALIRQLTDPTADLPAPTPFAAELVVRESTVGR
- a CDS encoding amidohydrolase family protein — translated: MRVLDSHLHLWSPSTLTYTWLEGPLAWEFAALEIEHSPIDAATVEKSVFVQAETIEDDFLAEVRWVADQADEAGVVGIVAGARLDRGTDTTAHLEGLAAEPLVVGVRHNLQGEPDGLAVSAAFVTGAREVAARNWSFDACVRASQLPDIARLAGAVPELRMVLDHLGKPEVGTAEAPVAPTMEWVRDLDDLARHPHVWCKLSGLPGEAGGDWSPEQLEPFLDAAADAFGIERLMWGSDWPVSVIGPAEEGDPHAPEDGSPTYQPTARSRWADAVIAWAERRGHDVDAILWRNAEEFYRIGQRPAHEDAREERPRRGILGWLRGERP
- a CDS encoding sugar phosphate isomerase/epimerase family protein, which translates into the protein MNIGCHGLVWTGHFDADGIRLSVAKTKAAGFDLIEFPLMGPFSFDVAAAKDALEEHDLAVSASLGLSGSTDVTSSDPAVVAAGEALLMKAVDVLAELGGRHFCGVIYSAMQKYMDPVTPEGLAGSRRTIARVADHAAERGISVSLEVVNRYETNVLNTARQALAYLAEVDRPNLGIHLDTYHMNIEESDMFAPVLDAAPALRYVHIGESHRGYLGTGTVDFDTFFKALGRIGYDGPIVFESFSSAVVAPDLSRMLGIWRNLWTDNVELGAHANAYIRDKLVAVDSIRLH
- a CDS encoding ribokinase, with the translated sequence MTAATSPDRTGVVIVGSVTADVTTFSTRLPARGETILGDEFTLMLGGKGANQAVAAGRSGARTSFVGCVGDDLFHDLVVDGLSDAGVDLTHLRTVPGPTGIAHIRVDASAQNDIVMVPLANAALSTEQIDAALAALASTTSVLLTQLETPSALTAHITSRGREHGMTVILDPAPAAPLDDAVWASIDIVTPNETEASVLSGIEVTDAASATLAGRWFLDRGVGAAVITLAGQGSCVVTADGASVVPPFPVEAVDTTAAGDAYAGYLGAALANGRSLTDAVRVATAAGALAVTKQGASPSLPLRAEVEAFLAAREAH
- a CDS encoding transaldolase family protein; protein product: MTVLAPRLYVDSADVDRVASLLAAGVVHGVTTNPTILERGGRTAAEIPDLYARWSGEGAREIFFQTWGGDTASFLRNAEGIRALGDRVAVKVPATRDGFAAASALVRDGATVLVTAVYSVAQALACASIGAQYIAPYLGRMRDAGIDGDAVIARMQEACAGSESNVLAASLRSPDDITGLRLAGVPYFTAAPDVIEQVLFHEVSDSSAAEFDAAMGRLGG